The Candidatus Babeliales bacterium genomic sequence TTAATAAAGCCGATCTTATTGATGAAACGACTAAAGTCCGCTTTGATCACATGTTGTCGGAGTATGATTTCTTTTTGAAAAAAGTAGTGACACTCTCTATTTCCTGTAAAACAGGTAAAAATGTTGGCAAAATTTTGCCTGCAGTCAAAGAGTTGTGGGATCGTTATTCTCGTCAATTTAATCAGAATGAATTAACACAGTTATTTAAAGAAGCATCTGTCAGACGTCCTCTCTATCACAATAGAAACTTATTAATGTTCCATTCTGCTCATCAAGTTGGTACTGCGCCGATCACTATTGTATTGCACGTGAATGTGCCTCTGTGGTTTGGTGAATCGCAACTTGCGTACTATGAAAAAACTTTGCGACAAAATTATGATTTACGTGGTGTGCCCGTTAAATTTATTGTAAGAAGCAGATAATCCACGGTAGTATGTTGTTTGTTGAACTGTTTTCAAAAAGGAGTAGTAAAATGAATAAACGTATTGTCTTTCGCAATATGGAACATTCTGACGTAATGGAAAAGTATGCACGTGAACAGTTGGAAAAGATAGTTGCATTTCTAGAAAATGATCGTGGTCCAGTCCATATTGATTTGTATCTTGAGCCAAGTAAAGTTCATGAACACCATCGTGTTGAGTTACATGTGAAAAGTGC encodes the following:
- a CDS encoding HPF/RaiA family ribosome-associated protein, which codes for MNKRIVFRNMEHSDVMEKYAREQLEKIVAFLENDRGPVHIDLYLEPSKVHEHHRVELHVKSAEYDLNSSYEHEGMGFYDTLDRVIDVMYRELHEAKRKNHDMGKMRGRHDDVKKHR